Within Mustela lutreola isolate mMusLut2 chromosome 10, mMusLut2.pri, whole genome shotgun sequence, the genomic segment AACTTTCTCTGAAAGTGTAAATGAAGCAGAGACCTAGAGGGGGATGGGAGTTATCCAAGAGGAGAGCATGGGAGAAGGCTGGGGccagggaacagcaagtgcaaaggcagGTGGGAGGAAGCTGCGaggtgagggggaaggaggaagggcggGGTTGCTGGAACAGAGAGAACAAAAGGTGAGTGACAGGAAATGAGGCTGCAGAGATTGGTGGCCAGGCTGGGGGACGCCTTGCAGGCCACGGGAGGGAATCTGATCTCCACCCTGAGAACAATGGGAAGCAACTGGAGAGATCTAATCAGCTGGGCTATCAGGTTTGTATTTGCACAGATAAATTTTGTCTGCAGAGTAGAAAACAGATTGAAGGTGGGATAGAGTGGATCTGGGTAGACCAGCCAGGAGGCTATGGGAAGCAGCAGCCCAGATGGGAGACAGGAGCTGTGAATAGGGTGGTGTGACGGAAAAATGGGCTGATTAGAAAGAGACATAGGAATTTACTTATAGAACTTGGACTCTCATTGGATATAGGGAGGAATGAGGGTGGGGAGTTCAGAAAAGTCAGTAGTGGATCTTCTTTTATGAATCCTTCCTTATTGAGAATGCATAATCTCAAAAGCATGAGTCATATCCAGAGGAAGTCTAAATGATTCTTGCATTTTGcattaatagtaatttttaattgtAAACACTTTGGTGTTCTTAGAGAATCGTCCAACAAGTTCCATGGTCATTTAGAGTTGTgcgatcttgggcaagttatttcacGTTTAgaagcctctgtttcttcaatAATAAAGTAGGGACTGGAGTGTATGAAATGATTAAGACAGTCCCGGGTACACTGTGAACCCTCACCTGGTcaacattgttattttttaaaatattacgaCTAAGATAAATTccacaattaaaatgaaattaccaAGGTATTATAAGGTGAagtatatgttacatatttttctataataagcATGTTAGTTTTATGAGAACAGgttattttaacaaatgtttaaattTGCAATTGTTTTTGACTCCCCTTTCAGGTGGATGGTTGAGTGTAATTCACTTCCGTAAGAATCGGAGCAGTTCtgctgtgccaagcactgtgccagCACTGAGGCTAGAGGAAACAGAAGTACCTTCTGCTACCAGGCAGCTTACTAATCTTGGCTTTCTAGCACCCTTCCATCTCCTTTGCCTGCTTCATGTTAATAGAACCAAAGAGGGAATAGGGCATACTATACCTAAAAGTGGTGGCCCCAGGAGGACAGGACAGCATTCCACAATGGTCACCAATCCCACGGCACTGGAGAACCTCTGGGGTCCGACGAGGTCCATCAGGGTTTCAAACAACACCGAACTAAACCACCCAAATGCAAATCCGAGGAAGCCCACATAGACACAAAACCCAATGTAGCTGGAGGATAAAGGCGCTAGCAAATGACATACTCCATTTGCAACAATAGAAGCTGCAAAAAAATACTGAACTCGAGGTCTTATCCACTTGGTGTTGGCTACAAGTCCCATAGAAGGTCTAGCTACCATGTCAACAAAAGCcagaatggaaagaaggaaggcagaCTTCTCACTAGAGTAATGTTGACTCTTGGCATAACTATtaagaaaaactaaaggagtaGCCATCCCAAAAGCCATGATCACATTCCCAGAAAGGTACAGTAGAAAGCCTCTGTGGGTAAAAAGGGATAAGTCCATAACTTTGTTCACTGTTTGAAAAACGGATTGTTTCTCCTCTTTGGGGTTTCCACCATTAAAGTCTGTATTTGCATCACCTGCGCCCTTTTCTACATCAGATTTTCCAGGTTCCTGATGGGGTTCTTTGGACCTGTCTTTCCCCACACTTGTCGCTGGGGGCCCTATTGGTCGCATCAGGGCTCCAGCCACACAGCAGTTTAGGAGGAGGCCCCCGAGAATTAGGAAGCTCCCTCTCCAGCCAAAGATACCAAAGAAAGCCTGATTGAGGGGGGCCAGGGTGGAGAGGAACACAGGGCTGCCAGCCATGGCCAGTCCATTTGCCAACGGTCGCCTCTTGTAGAAATACTTGCCAATCATGGTCAGAGCGGGATTCAAGTTGAAGGCAAGCCCAAGACCTGGGAGGATGGGGGAAGAATTACATACCATAGTAAATGTCAGAAACATATTTGTTATTAATCAACTAGACAAACTGGCAAGAGGTCAAAATCATCATTATAACTGGTCGATCATTAAGTGGGCTGTTATCTAATACAGACATAAAGTTTCTTTATGCAGTAATTACTAGATTTAAActataacattaaaataattccttttgCTTTAGCAATAGTAAGAATAATAAGTGTAGGCTCCTTTgtttaatttcataattttaggTTTCCTGAAGATTATGGAGTTGAAAACATAAAGGAGAGAAGATAAATCTTGTAAACtcagagagcaagacagagaggaggggcagaggcaggaaaagaagaaagggggtcgggagagagaaaatatttcaggacAGTAAACATAACGTTGTGAAGATGCTCACACTACCTTAGTAAATCCATTAATTTAGTATAATTTCTATGAAACTGTCAATGCATTCAATTTTTCAGATGAGGTACAATGCCTGCAAAACCACCCAGAGATGTGACACCTCGGTTGCTccgtcagttaagcttccaactcttcattttggctcaagtcaggatctcagggtcattagatcgaggcccatgtccagctctgcactcagtggggcatctgcttgggattctctccctcttcctttgcccctccccctgctctctcacactctctttaaaataaataggtaaatcttaaaaaaaaataccacttatGGAACAAAtacattagaaataataaaaaagtattaaTAATTGGTGAGACCAACAGTAACAACTACAGCTGTTTTCTATAGCTATAGCTACAGTGATGAGAACACTGTACCTTTATCAAAAATGGGAAAACTGATCAATAAAATTGggaaaaagtccagaaataggACCAAAAGATACGTTTAACTTAATAGGGAAAGAGTAGATTTTGCGATCAATGGAGCTGAGACAAGTATCCCATAACCTCCTAAGTGGTCTCCCATTCTTGCTCCCTTTGTAGGCAGAAGGGAGTGTTTGCAGCTAGAATGCAACCGATTCAGTCTCTCTAAAGACCGCCATCCATAGCATTTTACTCTGGGTTAGGAAGCACCATGATCTGGCCTTTACGTACCTTCCTACCCACATCTCAGCATATTCTCATACATGCTCAGCACAGTTGTTCCTCTAGATTTTCACAAACTTGGCTCCTACTTATCATTCAGATCTCAACTCAAGGCCACCAACCCTGAGAGGACTTCCCTTTAGGGACCATTCAATCCTTCTCCATCAAAATTCTGTTTCAAGTTTTTGCAAAGTACTTATCACAAGCTGATATTTTTCTTACTTACTCATTTACTTGTTGGACTGTTTATTGTCTGCTTCCCTCCACTACAGAGCAGGAATCTTATCTATCATGTTGACTCAATCCCCATGGAGCTTGGAACAGTCCCTGACATATGGTAGggacaagtatttattgagtgagtTAGTAACCATAGGCTGAATAACCAAGAGGGAACAAAGAAAGTTTTGTTCCTTCCTTATGTTATTCAAATACTCTAGATGAATtacaatatttaaatgtttaaaattttaattaagtagTAAAAGTACAGATCCCAAAAGAAAATACCTATTACTAACATCATCTCAGATCTTGCAGGTGAACTGTACATTATTAAAACCTTTCTAAAAGACTGTTTGGCCAATCATACTAAAAACTTTTTCCCCtagtaattccatttctaaaatttgtCCTAAGGAAATTATCATGTTTGCAAGGATATACAGAGAAGCACTATCATACAAATAGGGTTTATTAATagtgaaaaatacaaacaacctAAAAATCTTTCAATTACAGGATGGTGAAATAAACTATGGCACAcctatccaatggaaaaatagTAGCTGTTATACTATGTTCATTGAGACAGGAGACTATATACAGAATGTATTagtaagtaaaacaaaaacaaaaacaaaaaaactggttaCAAACATTACACTAAAAAagcatatgtatatgcataaaaATGTATGAGCATCAATATATTAATGGTTTTCTCTGAATTGTAGGGCAATAGATGATCTATATTCTCTATCCTCAACTGTTTCATTTCCCAGTGTTATTAAAGGGGGAGAAGAGATTTTCTCATGTGTGTCCTTAATCCCTTGAAAATGTATATGGCTTCTCTACCAAAAGATTCTTGCTTTGTATCTGACATCCTCTCTTACTctaatttgaaacatttttttctttttaaagatttggtttttatttttatttatttttaatttatttttattttttataaacatataatgtatttttatccccaggggtacaggtctgtgaatcgccaggtttacacacttcacagcactcaccatagcacataccctccccagtgtccataaccccacccccctttcccgacacccctccccccagcaaccctcagtttgttttgtaggattaggagtcacttatggtttgtctccctcctgatcccatccggtttcatttattcttctcctacccccttaaccccccatgttgcatctccacttcctcatatcagggagatcatatggtagttgtctttctccaattgacttatttcactaagcatgataccctctagtttcatccacatcatcgcaaatggcaagatttcatttcttttgatggctgcatagtattccattgtgtatatataccacatcttgatccattcatctgttgatggacatctaggttctttccatagtttggctattgtgaacattgctgctataaaaattcgggtgcacgtgcctcttcggatcactacatttgtatctttagggtaaatacccagtaatgcaattgctgggtcatagggtagttctattttcaactttctgaggaacctccatgctgttttccagagcagatgCACCagctcccaccaacagtgtaggagtgttcccctttctccgcatcctcaccagcatctgtcatttcctgacttgtcaattttagccattctgactggtgtgaggtgatatctcattgtggttttgatttgtaattccctgatgctgagtgatgtggagcactttttcatgtgtcattggccatctgaatgtcttctttgcagaaatgtctgttcatgtcttctgcccattttttgattggattatttgttctttgggtgttgagtttgctaagttctttacagattttggacactagccctttatctgatatgttgtttgcaaataacttctcccattctgtcagctgtcttttggttttgttaactgtttcctttgctgtgcaaaagcttttgatcttgatgaaatcccaatagttcatttttgcccttgcttcccttgcctttggcggtgttcctaggaagatgttgctgcggctgaggtcgaaagggttgctgcctgtgttctcctcaaggattttgatggattcctttctcacattgaggtccttcatccattttgagtctatttttgtgtgaggtataaggaaatggtccagtttcatttttctgcatgtggctgtccaattttcccaacaccatttactgaagaggctctcttttttccatcagacattctttcctgctttgtcaaagattagttgaccatagagttgagggtctatttctgggctctctattccattccattgatctatgtgtctgtttttgtgccagtaccatactatcttgatgatgacagctttgtaatagagcttgaagtccggaattgtgatgccaccaactttggctttctttttcaatattcctttggctatctgaggtcttttctggttccatataaattttaggattatttgttccatttctttgaaaaaaatgggtggggttttggtagggattgcattaaatgtgtagattgctttaggtagcatagacattttcacaatatttgttcttccaatccaggagcatggaacatttttccatttctttgtgtcttcctcaatttctttcatgagtactttctagttttctgagtatagattcttagcctctttggttaggtttattcctaggtatcttatggttttgggtgcaattgtaaatgggattggctcctcaatgtctctttcttctgtcttgttgttggtgtagagaattgcaactgatttctgtgcattgattttatatcctgacactttactaaattcctgtacaagttctaccagttttggagtggattcttttgggttttagacatatagtatcatatcatctgcaaagagtgatagtttgacttcttctttgctgatttggatgcctttaatttctttttgttgtctgattgctgaggctaggacttctagtactatgttgaatagcagtggtgataatggacatccctgccgtgttcctgaccttagtggaaaagctttcagtttttctccattgagaatgatatttgcggtgggtttttcatagatggctttgatgatattgaggtatgttccctctatccctacactttgaagagttttgatcaggaaggggtgctgtactttgtcaaatgctttttcagcacattgagagtatcataaggttcttgttctttcttttattaatgtgttgtatcacattgattgacttgcagatgttgaaccaaccttgcaaccttggaataaatcccacttggtcatggtgaatgatccttttaacgtactgttgaatcctattggctagtattttggtgagaattttggcatctgtgttcatcaaggatattggtctgtaattctcttttttgatggaatccttgtctggttttgggatcaaggtgatgctggccttataaaatgagtttggaagttttccttccatttctattttttggaacagttttaaaagaataggaattagttcttctttaaatgtttcatagaattcccctgggaagccatctggccctgggcttttgtttgtttggagatttttgatgactgtttcaatctccttactggttatgggtctggtcaggttttctatttcttcctggttcagttctggtagtttatatgtctctaggaatgcatccatttctcccagattgtcaaatttgttggtgtagaggtgctcatagtatgttcttataattgtttgtatttctttggtgttggttgtgatttctcctctttcatttatgattttatttatttgggtcctttcttttctttttgataagtctggctaggggtttatcaatcttataaattctctcaaagaaccagctcctagttttgttcatttgttctattgttcattcagtttctatttcattgatttctgctctgatctttatgatttctcttctcctgctgggtttagggtttctttcttattctttctccaactcctttaggtgtagggttaggttgtgtatttgagaactttcttgtttctagagaaaggcttgtaccgctatatattttcctctcaggactgcctttgctgtgtcccacaaattttgaaccgttgtgtttttattatcatgtttccatgaattttttcaattcttctttaatttcctggttgacccattcattctttagaaggatgctgtttagggcacctgggtggctcagtgggttaagccgctgccttcggctcaggtcatgatctcagggtcctgggatcgagtcccacatcgggctctctgctcagcagggagcctgcttccttctctcactctctatctgcctgcctctctgcctacttgtgatctctgtctgtcaaataaataaataaaatctttaaaaaaaaaaaaaaaaaaaaaagaaggatgctgtttagtctccatgtatttgggttctttccaaatttcctcttgtgattgagttctagcttctgagcattgtggtctgaaaatatgcagggaatgatcccaatcttttgatactggttgagacctgatttatgacccatgatgtgatctattctggagaatgttccatgtgcactagagaagaatgtgtattctgttgctttgggatggaatgttctgaatatcctgtgatgtccatctggtccagtgtgtcatttaaggtctttatttccttgttgttattttgtttggaTGACCtatccatttcagtaaggggagtgtcaaagtcccctactattattgtattattgttgatgcgtttctttgattttgttattaattggtttatatagttggctgctcccacgttaggggcatagatatttaaaattgttagatcttcttgttggacagaccctgaagtagtctcagcctgctacttctccaccatcttgactcctcctctagtttttatttttttaacggagagagacacagtgagagagtgaacataagcagggggagtggtagagggagaacaggcttcccaactgggggctccatcccaggaccctggaatcatgacctgagctgaaggcagacacctattgactgaggtacccaggcaccccacaatttcTTTTTGGATAGAAGGATAATGAGTGGGAATAGCTGATGACTACCATTTCAACGACTTGCCACACACACTTCACTTATGGtcactatgttttgttttgttttgtttttttaattttactttattttattttagctcttttcagtgttccagattgGTCACTATATTTCTTAAgataaaatgcataaataaataggggcacctgggtgcctcagtccttaagcatctgcctttggctcaggtcatgatcccagggtcctgggatcgaaccccacatcaagcCCTCAGCAGGCTCCCCGCACAGGGTGAGCCtacttctcgctctccctctgcctgctccccttctgtgctctctcttgctgtgtcaaataaataataaaataataaataaaataaaataaaaaataaaatctttttttataataaaataaatacataaaattttaaaaaggaacaaagaaaaaaattttctctttcaatgaaaaataaccagcccataaggaaggaaaaaatgaaaccagatgggattgggagggagacaaacataagagactcttaatctcacaaaaccaactgagggttgttgggggctGTGgcggggagggatagggtggatgggttatggacactggggagggtatgtgctatggtgagtgctgtgaagtgtgtgagccTGATGActcagacctgtacctctgaaacaatatattttatgttaataaaaataatttaataaaagataaCCACCCCAACGTGCCAGAACTTTCTTTAAAGACATGTTTCTctgagggcacctaggtggctcagttggttaaacctctgcctttggctcaggtcatgatctgggggtcctgagattgaacacTCTGTTGggtctctttgctcagcagggagtctgcttctccctcagctcccttctcctattctctctctctctctcaaataaataaataaaacctttttaaaaaaataaagacatgtttCTCTGATACTATGAAATTAACATACATATAGCTCTTTAAAAATAGTGACCCAATAATTTTTCTGgcaaagaattttcatttttcaaaagaattagCAGGCGAATGCTACAAAGAGTCCACATAAAAATTAATGCTTGAAAATACATCAGTAGCAACTCACCTCCAATGAATCCAACATACAAGTAAAGTTCCTGTACAGTGCTGGAGAACGAAGCCGCAATCAAGCCACAACCCGACAAGCAGCCACCAACAATCATGACTGGGCGACTGCCATACCTGTTCACCAGGATACTGCTGATCGGACCTAGGAGAGAACCAGAAATTtaggagcagagaggagaagtCCACCCCTCACATCCACACCTGCACAAGGCATTACTGACAAGAAAGGATGCCAAGGCGTAAACATCCCACCCTTAAAACAAACGTAAAACAGAAGACAGCGGTTAGAAATATTGCTTGCTATTTTATTTCAGAGCCACAGGTTTGTGTAATGGGAAAAATATAGCATCGATTGTACAAAGTACAACATATGTCTTCTGTGTACCTAGAACCTACTGGATGGATTTTAACTGAAGGATGAAAGACCTGAACCGATTTCCTTCAAGGCAGATGAGGCTGCAGATACCCTGATTGCAAGTGTTGACAGGATTCTTCATGTAGATGTGTCCTGAATCCATGTAGCCTACATATTTAGGATATTATCAACATATATGTAGCAAGTTtgctctgtttttcattttttgggtgGTCACCTGAAGCAAATGCACGTGAACATGAAGCAATGTATGAGCAAATCCGATCAAACTTCGGATTTTAGCGTACATTTTCAAATTAGCTGAAATGGGCTTTGTTTCTCATAGAaaatgacaaaaccaaaacagaaccacaaaacaagaatgcCTACCATCACCACTTTTCTTCAGCATTATACGGGAGGTCCGAGGCAGTGCGGTAAGACAGGGGGCAAGAAGGgtgtgagggaaggaagaaaccaAACTATCAGTATTTGCTAAGGATAAGTTTGTCTatcttaaatttttgaaaaaaaaaaatctaccaataAACTATTAGAAGTAATAGAGGTTAGCAGGGATATATAATTAAAGCACAAGTATCAACTGACTTTCCATATACCAGCAACCAAcacaaaaccatttttaaagaaagttctcCTTTATAATGATATTTGTTTTGCAATATAACTGACTTAAACAGCGCCTTTATCATTAAGGGGAATGAAAAATATGACTCCAGCTACATAGTTTCAAAAACTAACGTGTTAAATATCCTACACGTAAAGCCATCAAGAACAAAAACCATTCACTATGGAGCTTTTGTTGGTctattgaaaattaaaagaacaggTCTTTTGGGTACTTACCGCCAGCATACATGACAGCAAACATAATAGAAGAGATCCATGACACTTCGCTGGTGCTGgcattaaatatttcttcaatttctttgtaaAAGACAGAAATAGATTTGCCAAATGCACAAGAGAAGCCGATGGATACAAATGCTCCAACAATCactgcccacccccagcctccatcTGGGGGGCTGGGTCTAACTGGACCTTCATTTGATGGTGACATTGGAAGTAACGAGGAATTCCGAAATGCAGTTCAAATCCAAATAGCTAAAggatatgaaattaaaatagtaCATAATAAGTAGGTCAATATAAAGCACTTCCATAAAATCCCTTGCACTTACGTTATAAATAACTGGAATTATTTTCAATGTTACCTGCACTCTGtgaacacagtaaaaaaaaaaatccaagagtcATTTCTTTGCATAAGCTTAAAGTTGCATAGGCTTAAAATTGAAAACTCACCACTACTTGAATCATACaccaaaatccttttttttttcaccaaaatcCTTTTCAATCCTTTGCAATAAATATACTGCTTCTTCAaacttataataatatattaataactattaatatcaataattattattatatactaataatatataattattatattatattatactataccTGTTCTAATAATAGATGTCAGTAATTTAAGTAATTCACTTATCTGTGTGCAAAATTCACAATGCACACACTAAAAAAGCTTCACATCTAGGTACTTCCTTTataatttctctcctttcccaaaaTATATTCTGCCATACTCATctgatttttctgttctctagAATTCATAGGCTTAAAAATTTCAGGAAGGCCCTACTAATATCCCATAACTCACTAGATATATagcaattttcaaaagaaaagttctttctggggcgcctgggtgggctcagtgggttaagtctctgcctttggcttgggtcatgatctcagggtcctgggatcgaggcccgcatcaggctctctgctcagcagggagcctgcttccccctctctctgcctgcctctctgcctacttgtgatcgctctgtttctgtcaaataaataaataaaatcttcaaaaaaaaaagttctttcagctttggggctattataaataatgctactatgaaatTTTGTGTGCAGGCTTTTGTGTGGACAACTTTTTGATTCTTTTGGGTGAACACTTAGTAGAAATGCTAGGTCAGTTGGTAATTCTGccta encodes:
- the LOC131810547 gene encoding monocarboxylate transporter 1-like; its protein translation is MYAGGPISSILVNRYGSRPVMIVGGCLSGCGLIAASFSSTVQELYLYVGFIGGLGLAFNLNPALTMIGKYFYKRRPLANGLAMAGSPVFLSTLAPLNQAFFGIFGWRGSFLILGGLLLNCCVAGALMRPIGPPATSVGKDRSKEPHQEPGKSDVEKGAGDANTDFNGGNPKEEKQSVFQTVNKVMDLSLFTHRGFLLYLSGNVIMAFGMATPLVFLNSYAKSQHYSSEKSAFLLSILAFVDMVARPSMGLVANTKWIRPRVQYFFAASIVANGVCHLLAPLSSSYIGFCVYVGFLGFAFGWFSSVLFETLMDLVGPQRFSSAVGLVTIVECCPVLLGPPLLGQLNDIYGDYKYTYWACGVILIVAGVYLFIGMGINYRLMAKEQKAEEQQKKESKEEKPKEVIQAKESAE